One Brevibacillus choshinensis genomic window carries:
- the paaX gene encoding phenylacetic acid degradation operon negative regulatory protein PaaX yields MKPQSMLFTIYGEYVRHYGSEIWIGSLTKLMGEFGLSEPAVRAAISRMLRQGWLESRKVGNRSFYSVSERGKKRLEEAAARIYKVETGVWDGKWCMVSYNIPEERRALRDQLRKELGWMGFGMLTTSTWISPNNLVDPIKELTESQEITEFVEVFWAEHAGWSDPKQLVQKCWNIDEINDKYREFIDTYRTEYEELAESVRQNKEVPDSLCFVNKTKLVHQYRKFLFIDPDLPQELLPQLWLGKEADELFQNYYQLLNPGAVRFFETVYEAAPEK; encoded by the coding sequence GTGAAGCCACAATCCATGCTGTTTACAATTTATGGTGAATATGTCCGTCATTACGGCAGTGAAATCTGGATTGGCAGTCTGACCAAGCTCATGGGAGAGTTCGGATTGTCAGAACCAGCTGTCCGCGCCGCGATTTCTCGGATGCTTCGCCAAGGCTGGCTGGAGTCACGGAAAGTAGGGAACCGCAGCTTTTATTCGGTTTCCGAGCGTGGCAAAAAACGGCTGGAGGAGGCGGCAGCGAGGATCTACAAGGTGGAAACAGGTGTCTGGGATGGCAAGTGGTGCATGGTGAGCTACAACATCCCGGAGGAGCGCAGAGCACTGCGTGATCAGCTGCGCAAAGAGCTTGGATGGATGGGCTTCGGTATGCTGACGACGAGCACCTGGATCAGCCCCAACAATTTGGTTGATCCCATCAAGGAATTGACGGAGTCACAGGAAATTACGGAGTTTGTGGAAGTTTTCTGGGCGGAGCATGCAGGCTGGAGCGATCCCAAGCAGCTGGTACAAAAATGCTGGAATATCGACGAAATCAATGACAAGTACAGAGAATTTATCGATACATACCGCACGGAGTACGAAGAATTAGCAGAGAGTGTGCGCCAAAACAAGGAAGTTCCCGATAGCCTCTGCTTCGTGAATAAAACCAAGCTGGTCCATCAGTATCGGAAGTTTTTGTTCATCGACCCTGATTTGCCTCAGGAATTGTTGCCACAGCTATGGCTGGGAAAAGAAGCAGACGAGCTTTTCCAAAACTATTATCAATTACTGAATCCCGGGGCTGTCCGATTCTTTGAGACCGTGTATGAAGCAGCGCCAGAAAAGTAG
- a CDS encoding thioesterase family protein — protein sequence MKDELQPGTTAEFTVTVTPEMVPVFDGEVIHPVMSTVSMIYYMEKAGRYVLVPHLDEHEEGSGFAIDIKHVGPAVIGQEVTFRAVCVEVTEKRVICEVTADTARNRVGVGMFTQAIFNKDEMKRRFQQLQTEIDEMEKNMTE from the coding sequence TTGAAAGATGAGCTGCAGCCAGGCACGACAGCTGAATTCACGGTGACGGTAACGCCAGAGATGGTACCTGTTTTTGACGGGGAAGTGATCCACCCCGTCATGTCTACCGTCAGTATGATTTACTACATGGAAAAAGCAGGCCGCTACGTCCTTGTGCCCCATCTGGACGAGCATGAGGAAGGCTCGGGCTTTGCCATTGATATCAAGCACGTCGGTCCTGCCGTCATTGGACAAGAGGTCACCTTCCGCGCGGTTTGCGTGGAGGTGACCGAAAAGCGGGTCATTTGCGAGGTTACGGCAGATACCGCCCGCAACCGAGTGGGAGTAGGCATGTTCACGCAAGCCATTTTTAACAAGGACGAAATGAAGCGGCGATTTCAGCAGTTACAGACAGAAATCGACGAAATGGAAAAAAATATGACAGAATAA
- a CDS encoding thiolase family protein, producing the protein MNTPVIIDALRTPIGRIGGALKDVRPDDLGALVISRLLERNAIDHASIDDVIFGCANQAGEDNRNVARMSLLLAGVPVDVPGVTVNRLCGSGLEAVNQSAFAIKAGAGQTYIAGGTESMTRSPLVMMKPATSFQRGNQQLVDTTLGWRLVNDKMKEMYPPISLGETAEKVAEQYGISREAQDEFALRSQQNYAKALEKGYWEAEIVPVELRGRKGEVTLFDRDEHARPETSMEQLQKLKPAFQTDGTVTAGNSSGLNDGASALLIMEQEAALAAGLKPRARIVASAVAGVDPSVMGIGPVPATRKALKMAGLTIDQIDLFEFNEAFAAQAVASVRELGVNPELVNVNGGAIALGHPLGASGARILTTLLYEMERRGARYGLAAMCIGVGQGIATIIERV; encoded by the coding sequence ATGAATACACCTGTAATTATAGATGCTCTGCGGACACCGATAGGCCGTATTGGCGGTGCCCTCAAAGACGTGCGCCCCGATGATTTGGGTGCGCTCGTCATTTCCAGGCTGCTGGAGCGCAATGCGATCGATCATGCGAGTATCGACGATGTCATCTTTGGCTGCGCAAACCAGGCGGGGGAAGACAACCGCAACGTGGCGCGCATGTCCTTGCTGCTGGCTGGCGTGCCTGTTGACGTGCCTGGAGTCACGGTGAACCGACTGTGCGGCTCAGGACTTGAAGCGGTCAATCAGAGTGCGTTTGCGATCAAAGCTGGAGCTGGGCAGACCTACATTGCGGGCGGAACGGAAAGCATGACTCGTTCCCCGCTGGTCATGATGAAGCCGGCTACTTCCTTTCAGCGAGGCAATCAGCAGCTGGTGGACACGACGCTGGGTTGGCGTCTGGTCAATGACAAGATGAAAGAGATGTATCCGCCGATCAGTCTGGGAGAGACAGCGGAAAAAGTGGCGGAGCAATACGGCATCAGCCGTGAAGCACAGGATGAGTTTGCCCTGCGCAGCCAGCAAAACTATGCCAAAGCATTGGAAAAAGGCTACTGGGAAGCGGAGATCGTGCCTGTGGAACTGCGTGGACGCAAGGGGGAGGTCACGCTGTTTGACCGTGATGAGCACGCCCGTCCGGAAACGTCGATGGAGCAGCTGCAGAAGCTGAAGCCGGCCTTCCAGACAGATGGCACCGTGACTGCCGGCAATTCCAGCGGTCTCAACGACGGTGCGAGCGCCTTGCTGATCATGGAGCAGGAAGCGGCGTTGGCAGCCGGACTGAAGCCGCGCGCACGCATTGTTGCCTCCGCAGTCGCAGGTGTCGATCCATCCGTGATGGGGATCGGGCCGGTACCAGCGACGCGCAAGGCCTTGAAGATGGCTGGGCTTACGATTGATCAAATCGATCTGTTTGAGTTCAATGAGGCTTTTGCAGCTCAAGCCGTGGCCAGCGTACGTGAGCTAGGTGTAAATCCTGAGCTCGTAAACGTAAACGGCGGAGCCATCGCGCTGGGACATCCGCTCGGCGCAAGCGGGGCACGCATCCTCACTACGCTCTTGTACGAAATGGAGCGTCGCGGTGCCCGCTATGGCTTGGCAGCGATGTGCATTGGAGTCGGACAGGGGATTGCAACGATCATCGAACGGGTATAA